GTCGTGGCCTTCCTGCTGCAGCGCTACCTGGTCAAGGGCCTGGCGCTGGGAGGCACCAAGGGGTAGGAGATCGGCCTTGAAAGGAGACCTTCCATGAAACGCTTCTGGGCAGTGGCGGTAGGGGCGGCGGTACTGTTCGGGCTCGCGGTCATGACCCACGGCCCGCTCGCCCCGCGGGGCGCGAGCGCCGCCCGTCCCTACGAAGGCACGACCGTCCGCGCGGTGGTCAACGCGGAGTACGTCAAGTACTCGCTCTCCCTGGTCGAGCAGGACCTCTACGACAAGCTCGGCATCAAGCTCGAGACCGAGGTGATCCCGATCGACGCGTTCGTGGCCAAGACCCTGCTCGAGTTCAACTCGGGCAAGAGCCCCTGGGACCTCATCATGTTCGGCGGATCCAACATGCCGGACTACGGCCGACACTTCGAGCCGCTCGAGAACTGGATCAGCAAGCTCCGGCTCGACTTCGCGATGGAGGACATCCCGGAGGTCTACAAGAAGCTCTTCCTCAAGCACAACGGCAAGATCGTGGCGATGCCCTATGACGGCGACGTCCACATGCTGTTCTGGAACAAGGTCGCCTTCGAGCGCCCGGAGAACAAGAAGAAGTTCAAGGCCAAGTACGGCTACGAGCTGGCCCCGCCGCAGACCTGGAAGCAGTGGGACGACCAGTCGGAGTTCTTCCAGGGTTGGGGCTGGGACGGCAGCGACAAGAAGCTCTTCGGGGCTGGCGCCTCCTACAAGCCGAGCGGCGGCGGCTACTCCTACTACTGGTGGCGGCAGCGCTTCTTCGCGTACGGCGGCCAGTACTTCGACGCCGAGATGAAGCCACTCGTCAACACGCCGGCGGGGATCCGGGCGCTCGAGGAGATGGTCCGGACCATGCCGAACTATCCCCCCGGCGTCATGCTCTTCGAGTCGGAAGAGCCCAAGACGATGCTCGTCAAGGGCGACGTGCCCATGCTCTACTCGTGGACCAGCACCGGCAAGCGGGTCGGTAACGCGGCGGAGTCGGTGATCGTCGGCAAGGCCGGCTTCGGCATCGTCCCCGGCGCCGAGATCGACGGCAAGATCGTGCACCGGCCCGCCCTCACGCCCGGCCGCGGCATGGCCGTCTCGATCTACTCGCAGAAGAAGGAAGCGACCATGAAGGTCCTCGAGTTCATCTCGAATCCGGAGCAGAGCCTCAAGATCGTGATGGATCCCAAGACGATCATGGATCCCTGGCGGATCTCGCACTTCCGCTCCCAGAAGTTCCAGCAGGCCTTCCCGGGCGCCAGCGAATACCTGGCCGCCATCGAGAAGACCTTCCCGCACGTGGTGCCGGACCCGATCATCCCGGGCGCCAACGACTACCAGCGCAAGCTGTCCTTCGAGATCACCGAGGCCCTGGCCAAGCGCAAGCAGCCCAAGGAGGCCCTCGACGCCGCCGCCGCGGAGTGGGACAAGATCACCGACCGGCGCGGGCGCGACAAGCAGAAGGCCCAGTGGGGCGAGAAGATGGGCGAGATGAAGCAGCTCGGCATCGAGTATCACGCCGACTGGGCGGCGAAGGCCAAGTAGCCCGCCGGCCGCTCCCGCTGTGCCCGACGCCGCCGGGCTACCCCCGGCGGCGTCGCGGCGTCAGCCATCGATGGTGCGAGAGGGGGGAGTTGAACCCCCACGGGTTGCCCCTCTGGATCCTAAGTCCAGCGCGTCTGCCAGTTCCGCCACTCTCGCACAGCGGTCCGACCGATGCCGGCGTCGACGCCCACCATAGCACACGGCCGCGACCCGGCCGGACCGAGCCAGCTACCGCCGGCCCGCGCCGCGGCGACGAGGCCTCAGACCGCGCGGTCGCGGAGCCGTCGGTAGCGGCGGATCAGCGCGTTGGTCGAGCTGTCGTGGCCCAGACGCGGCGCGTCCGGACGCTCCAGCTCGGGCGCCACGCGGCCGGCCAAAACCTTGCCCAGCTCCACGCCCCACTGGTCGAACGAGTCGATTCGCCAGATGCTGCCCTGCACGAAGACCTTGTGCTCGTAGAGGGCGATCAGGCGTCCCAGCGTGGCCGGCGTCAGCTCGGCGGCCAGGAGGGTGCTGCTCGGCCGGTTGCCCTCGAACGTGCGGTGCGGCACCTGGAACGCGGGCACGCCCTCGGCGGCCACCTCGGCCGCGGTCTTGCCGAAGGCCAGCGCCTCGGTCTGGGCGAACAGGTTCGCGGTGAGCAGGTCCTGATGGTGCCCGAGGGGCGTCGGCGGGCGGGCGATGCCGATGAAATCGCATGGGATGAGGCGCGTGCCCTGGTGGATCAGCTGGTAGTAGGCGTGCTGACCGTTGGTGCCCGCGGTGCCCCAGATCACCGGGCCGGTCTCGACGGTCACGCGATGGCCGTCGAGGTCCACCGACTTCCCGTTCGACTCCATGTCGAGCTGCTGGAGATAGGAGGGCAGCCGAGCCAGATAGTGGCTGTAGGGCAGCACCGCGTGCGTCTCGGCTCCGAAGAAGTTCACGTACCAGATGCCGATGAGCCCGAGCAGGACCGGCAGGTTCCGGTCGAAGGGCGCGGTGCGGAAGTGCTCGTCCATCTCGTGCATGCCCGCGAGCATGGCCCGGAAGTGCTCGGCCCCGATCGCGATCATGAGCGAGAGCCCGATGGCCGAATCCACCGAGTAGCGGCCGCCCACCCAGTCCCAGAACTCGAACATGTTCGCGGTGTCGATGCCGAACTTCTCCACCTCGGTCGCGTTGGTGGACACGGCCACGAAATGTCGCGCCACCGCCCGCTCGTCGCCGAGCGCGCGCAGGGACCACTCCCGGGCCGCGTGCGCGTTGGTGAGCGTCTCCAGGGTGGTGAAGGTCTTGGAGGAGATGATGAAGAGGGTCTCGGCCGGGTCGAGATCGCGGGTGGCCTCGACGAAGTCGGCGCCGTCGACGTTGGAGACGAAGCGCAGGGTCAGCCGCCGATCGCTGTAGGGGCGGAGCGCCTCGTAGGCCATCGCCGGGCCCAGGTCGGAGCCGCCGATCCCGATGTTGATGACGTTGCGGATGGCCTTGCCGGTGAAGCCGGTCCAGGCCCCGCTCCGCACCCGCGAGGAGAAGTCGGCCATGCGGTCCAGCACCGCGTGCACCGCCGGGACCACGTCCTCGCCGTCCACCGTGATGCGCTGGCCCCGGGGCGCGCGCAGCGCCACGTGGAGCACCGCGCGCCGCTCGGTGACGTTGATCCTGTCCCCGGCGAACATGGCGTCGATGCGCCGCCTCAGGCCGGCTTCCGTCGCCAGGTCGAGCAGCAGGCGCAGCGTCTCGTCGGTGACGCGGTGCTTCGAGTAGTCGAGATAGAGGCCGGCCGCCTCGACGGTCAGCCGCTCGCCGCGCGACGGGTCCTCCGCGAACAGCGATCGCAGGTGGATGTCACGGACCTTCTCATAGTGCCTCTGCAGCGCCGACCACGCGGGGCCGGGAACGCTCATCGTGTCGCCTCCAGTCTCGTCGGAAACAGGACCGCGCGGCAGTGCCGGGCGATCATCAGCTCCTCGTTGGTATCGATTACTCGGACGGCACAGCGGCTCTCCGGAGGGCTCACCGGGTCGCCGTGCGCCGCGTTTCGCGCGGGATCGAGCCTGACCCCGAGATGGCCGAGCCCCTCGCAGATGGCCGCGCGCACCGGCGCCGCCCGCTCCCCGATGCCGCCGGTGAAGACCAGCGTGTCGAGGCCGCCGAGCCCGGCCGCGAGCGCACCGATCGTCTGGCGGGCCTGGTAGCAGAACATGGCCACCGCCAACGCGGCCTGTGGATCGCGGTCGCGGCGCTCGAGCAAGGTCTTCATGTCCGCGCTGCCGCCGACACCCAGCAGGCCCGACTCCCGGTTGACGAGCCGATCGAGCCGGTCGGCATCGTAGCCGGCTTCCCGCATCAGGTAGGTGAGCACGCCGGGATCGAGGTCGCCGGTGCGGGTGCCCATCATGAAGCCGCCCGCCGGAGTGAGCCCCATGGTCGTGTCCACCGAGCGGCCGTCGCGCACCGCGGCCATGCTCGCGCCGTTGCCGAGATGCGCGATCACCGTCCGGCCCGCGGCCGCGTCGAGCCGCGACACGATGTATTCGTAGGAGAGCCCGTGGAATCCGAACCGCCTCAACGCGACCGGCGGGAGCGACGACGGCAGCGGCAGGCGGCGGGCCACGTCGGGCAGGTCGCGGTGGAACGCGGTGTCGAAGCAGACCACCTGCGGCACCGTGGGATACTTCGCGGCGACCGCCTCGACGCCGGCCAGTCCGCTCGGCATGTGCAGCGGGGCCAGCGGGACCAGACGACGCAGCGCGGCCAGCAGCGCCGGCGTCACCCGCTCCGGCGCCGCGTGCTCCTCGCCGCCGTGGACCAGCCGGTGGCCGACCGCCACCGGCTCGGGCAGGGCATGCCGCGCGAGCAGATCGAACACGCCGGCCACCGCCGCCCCGTGATCGGCGAAGCGGCCGGAGACCTGCTCGGGCGCGCCGCCGGTTCGCTTGATCCAGGCGCGCGCGCCCTCGCGGCCGATCTCCTCGACCGCGCCCTCGGCCAGACCGCGGTCGCCGTCCCGATAGACCGAGAACTTCAGCGACGAGGAGCCCGCGTTGAGGCAGAGCACCACCGGGGCGTCGGTCACTCCGGATCGCTCCACCGCCAGTCCCGCACCTCGGGCATGTCTTCCAGATGCTCGCGGATGTAGTCGGGATGGCGCCTCAGCATCGCCCGGCAGTGCGTGGCGAGCGCCGCGAAGCGCTCGTCCCCGCCGGGCATGCGGCGGAGCGCCTCGAGGCAGAGATGGTACCGGCTCATTCCGTTGCGCACCACCATGTCGAACGGCGTGGTGGTGGTCCCCTCCTCGTTGAAGCCGCGCACGTGGAAGCGCTCGACGTCGGGCCGGCCGTGAATCAGCTCGTGGATCGCGCGCTGGTAGCCGTGGAACGCGAAGATCACCGGCGCGCGCTCGGTGAACAGCTCCACGAAGGCGGAGTCGGGCAACCCGTGCGGATGCAGCCGCGGGACGAACAGGGTCATCAGGTCCACCACGTTGACCATGCGCACGCGGAGGCCGGACGCGTGATGACGCAGGAGCCAGACCGCGGCCACCGTCTCGAGCGTGGGGATGTCGCCCGCCGAGGCCATCACCACGTCGGGCGCGCCGTCGCTCTCGCGGGAAGCCCACGGCCACACCGAGGCGCCGCGCGCGCAGTGCGCCCGGGCCGCCGCCATGTCGAGCCACTGCAGCTGCGGCTGCTTGTCGATCACGATCAGGTTCACGCAGTTGCGACTGCGGAAGCAATGGTCCGACACCGAGAGCAGGCAGTTGGCGTCGGGGGGCAGGTAGATGCGCGACACCGTGCCCTTCTTGGACAGCACCACGTCGATGAGGCCGGGCCCCTGGTGGCTGAAGCCGTTGTGATCCTGGCGCCACGCGGTCGAGCTGAGCAGGATGTTCAGCGAGGCCACCGGCCGGCGCCACGCGAGCTTGTCCGCCTCCTGGAGCCACTTGGTGTGCTGCACGGTCATCGAGGCCGAGACCATCGCGAAGGCTTCGTAGCTGGCGAAGAGCCCGTGACGCCCGGTGAGCAGATAGCCTTCGAGCCAGCCCTGGCAGCAGTGCTCGCTCAGCACCTCCATCACGCGGCCGTCCGGCGCGACGTGATCGTCCTCGGGTCCCGAGGGCAGGACCAGACAGCGGTTCTCGGCCTCGAAGACGTCGCCCAGGCGATTGGAGTTGGTCTCGTCGGGGCAGAACAGGCGGAAGTTCGCGGCGCCCGCGTTGCGCCGGAAGATGTCGCGCATGAGCCGGCCGAGCTGGCGGGTCGATTCGTGACGCTCGCGCGCCGGCTGCGGCACCGGCACCGCGTAGTCGGCGAAGTCGGGAAGGTCGAGGTCACGGAGCAGGCGGCCGCCGTTGGCGTGGGGATTCGCGCCGAGCCGCCGGTCGCCCGTCGGCGCCAGCGCGGCCAGCTCCGGCCGGAACCGGCCCGCGTCGTCGAACAGCTCCTCGGGCCGATAGCTGCGCATCCAGGCTTCCAGCATCGCCAGGTGGGCGGGCTTCTCGCGCACCTCCGGCAGCGGGACCTGATGGGCGCGGAAGGTGCCCTCGACGCGCTGCCCGTCGACGACCTTGGGGCCGGTCCAGCCTTTCGGGGTGCGCAGCACGATCGCGGGCCAGTGCGGCCGGGCCGACCGGAGCGCGGGCGCTCCGGGTCGGCGCGCGTCGGCCTGGATGGCCCGGATGCGGGCGTAGCACTCGTCGAGCACCGCCGCGAAGCGTGCGTGCACGTGCTCGGGGTCGTCGCCCTCGACGGTGTACGGCTCGTAGCCGTGGCTGCGGAGCAGCCCGACCACGTCGGCGGCCGGGCTGCGGCCGTCGAGGGTCGGCCCGCTGATCTTGTAGCCGTTGAGATGCAGGATCGGCAGCACCGCGCCGTCGCGCGCCGGATTCAGGAAGTCGATGCCGGTCCAGCTGCCGGCCAGCGGCCCGGTCTCCGCCTCGCCGTCGCCCACCACCGCGGCCACGATCAGCCCCGGGTTGTCGAAGGCGGCGCCGAAGGCGTGCACCAGGACGTAGCCCAGCTCGCCGCCCTCGTGGATCGAGCCCGGGGTGG
This genomic interval from Candidatus Methylomirabilota bacterium contains the following:
- a CDS encoding acetate/propionate family kinase, with translation MTDAPVVLCLNAGSSSLKFSVYRDGDRGLAEGAVEEIGREGARAWIKRTGGAPEQVSGRFADHGAAVAGVFDLLARHALPEPVAVGHRLVHGGEEHAAPERVTPALLAALRRLVPLAPLHMPSGLAGVEAVAAKYPTVPQVVCFDTAFHRDLPDVARRLPLPSSLPPVALRRFGFHGLSYEYIVSRLDAAAGRTVIAHLGNGASMAAVRDGRSVDTTMGLTPAGGFMMGTRTGDLDPGVLTYLMREAGYDADRLDRLVNRESGLLGVGGSADMKTLLERRDRDPQAALAVAMFCYQARQTIGALAAGLGGLDTLVFTGGIGERAAPVRAAICEGLGHLGVRLDPARNAAHGDPVSPPESRCAVRVIDTNEELMIARHCRAVLFPTRLEATR
- the pgi gene encoding glucose-6-phosphate isomerase, which gives rise to MSVPGPAWSALQRHYEKVRDIHLRSLFAEDPSRGERLTVEAAGLYLDYSKHRVTDETLRLLLDLATEAGLRRRIDAMFAGDRINVTERRAVLHVALRAPRGQRITVDGEDVVPAVHAVLDRMADFSSRVRSGAWTGFTGKAIRNVINIGIGGSDLGPAMAYEALRPYSDRRLTLRFVSNVDGADFVEATRDLDPAETLFIISSKTFTTLETLTNAHAAREWSLRALGDERAVARHFVAVSTNATEVEKFGIDTANMFEFWDWVGGRYSVDSAIGLSLMIAIGAEHFRAMLAGMHEMDEHFRTAPFDRNLPVLLGLIGIWYVNFFGAETHAVLPYSHYLARLPSYLQQLDMESNGKSVDLDGHRVTVETGPVIWGTAGTNGQHAYYQLIHQGTRLIPCDFIGIARPPTPLGHHQDLLTANLFAQTEALAFGKTAAEVAAEGVPAFQVPHRTFEGNRPSSTLLAAELTPATLGRLIALYEHKVFVQGSIWRIDSFDQWGVELGKVLAGRVAPELERPDAPRLGHDSSTNALIRRYRRLRDRAV
- a CDS encoding extracellular solute-binding protein; this translates as MKRFWAVAVGAAVLFGLAVMTHGPLAPRGASAARPYEGTTVRAVVNAEYVKYSLSLVEQDLYDKLGIKLETEVIPIDAFVAKTLLEFNSGKSPWDLIMFGGSNMPDYGRHFEPLENWISKLRLDFAMEDIPEVYKKLFLKHNGKIVAMPYDGDVHMLFWNKVAFERPENKKKFKAKYGYELAPPQTWKQWDDQSEFFQGWGWDGSDKKLFGAGASYKPSGGGYSYYWWRQRFFAYGGQYFDAEMKPLVNTPAGIRALEEMVRTMPNYPPGVMLFESEEPKTMLVKGDVPMLYSWTSTGKRVGNAAESVIVGKAGFGIVPGAEIDGKIVHRPALTPGRGMAVSIYSQKKEATMKVLEFISNPEQSLKIVMDPKTIMDPWRISHFRSQKFQQAFPGASEYLAAIEKTFPHVVPDPIIPGANDYQRKLSFEITEALAKRKQPKEALDAAAAEWDKITDRRGRDKQKAQWGEKMGEMKQLGIEYHADWAAKAK
- a CDS encoding phosphoketolase family protein; this translates as MAMSIEQIRSLDAYWRAANYLTVGQIYLQENPLLREPLRPAHIKPRLLGHWGTSPGLSLIYAHLNRLVKDTDADVIYLAGPGHGGPAIVANVYLEGTYSEIYPDVSRDLAGLRRLCRQFSSPGGIPSHVSVPTPGSIHEGGELGYVLVHAFGAAFDNPGLIVAAVVGDGEAETGPLAGSWTGIDFLNPARDGAVLPILHLNGYKISGPTLDGRSPAADVVGLLRSHGYEPYTVEGDDPEHVHARFAAVLDECYARIRAIQADARRPGAPALRSARPHWPAIVLRTPKGWTGPKVVDGQRVEGTFRAHQVPLPEVREKPAHLAMLEAWMRSYRPEELFDDAGRFRPELAALAPTGDRRLGANPHANGGRLLRDLDLPDFADYAVPVPQPARERHESTRQLGRLMRDIFRRNAGAANFRLFCPDETNSNRLGDVFEAENRCLVLPSGPEDDHVAPDGRVMEVLSEHCCQGWLEGYLLTGRHGLFASYEAFAMVSASMTVQHTKWLQEADKLAWRRPVASLNILLSSTAWRQDHNGFSHQGPGLIDVVLSKKGTVSRIYLPPDANCLLSVSDHCFRSRNCVNLIVIDKQPQLQWLDMAAARAHCARGASVWPWASRESDGAPDVVMASAGDIPTLETVAAVWLLRHHASGLRVRMVNVVDLMTLFVPRLHPHGLPDSAFVELFTERAPVIFAFHGYQRAIHELIHGRPDVERFHVRGFNEEGTTTTPFDMVVRNGMSRYHLCLEALRRMPGGDERFAALATHCRAMLRRHPDYIREHLEDMPEVRDWRWSDPE